Proteins from one Blattabacterium sp. (Blattella germanica) str. Bge genomic window:
- a CDS encoding cysteine desulfurase family protein, whose product MKRAYLDNAATTPVRNEVIKIMVNILKYSFGNPSSVQHSYGRAARSIIEESRICIAKNITASPSEIIFTSGGTEANNLVLRSSIFDLGVKHILTSQLEHPSVLQTVLNLSYKHKVSVSFIQIQEKGVLNLNHMEDILRKNSDKKTLVSLMYANNEIGNLLELDKVIFLCKKYNAYFHSDTIQIIGNFPIDMEKLSFDFATASAHKFYGPKGIGFVFIRKHILKKIKHFITGGFQEYGIRSGTENTHGIAGLSEALQLSCCNFSRHIKKIKHLKFYCISELKKIIPNIIFNGLSYDADQSIPSILNFLYPTKKINHLLYFHLDLMGVAVSKGNSCNHDAKKVSHVIQAITNMNLLNKMMPIRISFGIFNEKKDIDLLIEALQKIQKQKNLS is encoded by the coding sequence ATGAAAAGAGCATATTTAGACAATGCGGCTACAACTCCTGTAAGAAATGAAGTAATTAAAATCATGGTAAATATATTAAAATACTCATTCGGAAATCCATCTTCTGTACAACATAGTTATGGAAGAGCCGCTCGTTCTATAATAGAAGAATCTAGAATTTGTATAGCAAAAAACATAACAGCATCTCCTTCTGAAATTATTTTCACTTCCGGAGGGACTGAAGCAAACAATCTTGTACTAAGATCTTCTATATTCGATTTAGGAGTGAAACATATTTTAACTTCTCAATTAGAACATCCTTCTGTTTTACAAACTGTTTTAAATTTATCTTATAAACATAAAGTCAGTGTAAGTTTTATTCAAATTCAAGAGAAAGGAGTTCTCAATTTAAATCATATGGAAGATATTTTAAGAAAAAATTCTGATAAAAAAACACTTGTAAGTTTAATGTATGCAAACAATGAAATAGGAAATCTATTGGAACTAGACAAAGTTATTTTTTTATGTAAAAAATACAATGCTTATTTTCATTCGGACACCATTCAAATTATCGGAAATTTTCCTATTGATATGGAAAAATTATCTTTCGATTTCGCTACAGCAAGTGCTCACAAATTTTATGGGCCAAAAGGGATAGGTTTTGTTTTTATTAGAAAACATATTCTAAAAAAAATAAAACATTTTATAACTGGAGGATTTCAGGAATATGGAATTCGTTCAGGAACAGAAAATACACATGGAATAGCAGGTTTATCAGAAGCATTGCAGTTATCTTGTTGTAATTTTTCACGTCATATAAAAAAAATAAAACATTTAAAATTTTATTGTATTTCGGAATTGAAAAAAATTATTCCAAATATTATTTTTAACGGACTTTCATACGATGCTGATCAAAGCATTCCCTCTATATTAAATTTTTTATATCCAACAAAAAAAATAAATCATTTATTGTATTTTCATTTAGATTTGATGGGAGTAGCCGTTTCTAAAGGAAATTCTTGTAATCATGACGCAAAAAAAGTATCTCACGTGATTCAAGCTATTACAAATATGAATTTGTTAAATAAAATGATGCCTATTAGAATTTCTTTTGGAATTTTTAATGAAAAAAAAGACATAGATTTGTTAATAGAAGCTTTACAAAAAATTCAAAAACAAAAAAATTTATCATAA
- a CDS encoding succinate dehydrogenase cytochrome b subunit: MIKIVQSVNSYNFFRSSIGKKIVMAMTGIFLMIFLLLHLSVNLFLFSGEQAFNEAVSFMRKNLFIRIMEYVLAIGFIIHILFGIKLHLQNKRIKEEIDYTMNSYSTTSFSSRSMIYTGILILCFLILHIINFMIPMKYSNHHLTSDYNLVVSLFKNPLYTFIYVFSFFILGIHLNHGFQSSFQSLGLSNKNRLIWIRKFGFFYFWFVCSGFSIIAIWFFFNGN, translated from the coding sequence ATGATTAAAATCGTTCAGTCAGTGAATAGTTATAATTTTTTTCGATCATCTATTGGAAAAAAAATAGTTATGGCAATGACAGGAATTTTTCTTATGATTTTCTTGTTATTGCATTTAAGTGTTAATCTTTTTCTTTTTTCAGGAGAACAAGCTTTTAATGAAGCAGTTTCTTTTATGAGAAAAAATTTATTCATTAGAATCATGGAATATGTTCTTGCTATAGGTTTTATCATTCATATCTTATTTGGAATTAAATTGCATTTACAAAACAAAAGAATAAAAGAAGAAATAGATTATACTATGAATTCTTATTCAACGACCTCGTTTAGTAGTCGTTCCATGATATATACAGGAATTTTGATTTTATGTTTTTTGATTTTACATATCATAAATTTCATGATTCCTATGAAATATTCAAATCATCATTTGACTTCGGATTACAATCTAGTTGTTTCTTTATTTAAGAATCCTTTGTACACATTCATATATGTATTTTCTTTTTTTATTTTAGGGATTCATTTGAATCATGGATTTCAATCTTCTTTCCAATCTTTAGGATTATCCAATAAAAACAGATTAATTTGGATACGAAAATTTGGTTTTTTTTATTTTTGGTTTGTTTGTTCTGGATTTTCTATTATCGCTATTTGGTTTTTTTTCAATGGAAACTAA
- a CDS encoding fumarate reductase/succinate dehydrogenase flavoprotein subunit, with the protein MTKNSFKLNSKIPAGSINQKWENCKSTLKLVSPNNRSNIEIIVVGTGLAGGSACASLSELGYQVKAFCYQDSPRRAHSVAAQGGINASKNYKGDNDSVYQLFYDTIKGGDYRSREANVYRLAEISSNIIDQCVAQGVPFARDYAGYLETRSFGGTKVSRTFYAKGQTGQQLLLSCYSAMSRQIGKGRIKMYNRHEMLDLVIVEGVARGIISRNLISGEIERHTAHAVVIASGGYGNVFFLSTNAMGSNASAIWKVHKKGGFFANPCYTQIHPTCIPVHGSYQSKLTLMSESLRNDGRIWVPKKLEDAVAIRNGTKKPEYISEEERDYYLERRYPSFGNLVPRDVASRAAKERCDKGFGVEDNETQEGVFLDFSSSIDKYGKEKANELGITNPNELEKINLGKEIIESKYGNLFHMYEKITNQNPYKTPMKIYPAVHYTMGGLWVDYNLMSSIPGCYVIGEANFSDHGANRLGASALMQGLADGYFILPYTIADYLSRYIKNSSKISIQHEEFDKSEKKVKDRIKKLIQNNGNMPVDFFHKKLGNIMWKYVGMSRNHVGLSEAIKRIQELREKFWKSVFIPGKTEDGLNSELEKAGRLADFLELGELIAMDALNRKESCGSHFREEYQTKEGEALRDDIHYKYVSIWECSENQCVKNEIMHKENLNYTFVKVQSRSYK; encoded by the coding sequence ATGACTAAAAATTCTTTTAAGTTGAATTCAAAAATTCCAGCAGGTTCTATCAATCAAAAATGGGAAAATTGCAAGTCTACTTTGAAATTAGTATCTCCCAATAACAGATCTAATATAGAAATTATTGTAGTAGGAACTGGATTGGCTGGAGGTTCAGCTTGCGCTTCTTTATCTGAATTGGGATATCAGGTTAAAGCTTTTTGTTATCAAGATTCACCTAGAAGAGCTCATTCTGTAGCGGCTCAAGGTGGAATCAATGCTTCAAAAAATTATAAAGGAGATAATGATTCTGTTTATCAACTTTTTTATGATACAATTAAAGGAGGAGATTACAGATCTAGAGAAGCTAATGTTTATCGTTTGGCAGAGATATCCTCTAATATTATTGATCAATGTGTCGCTCAAGGGGTTCCATTTGCTCGTGATTATGCTGGATATTTAGAAACTAGATCTTTTGGAGGAACTAAAGTTTCTAGAACTTTTTATGCTAAAGGACAAACGGGACAACAACTTTTATTATCTTGTTATTCTGCTATGTCTAGACAAATAGGAAAAGGTAGAATCAAGATGTATAATCGTCATGAAATGCTTGATTTAGTTATTGTAGAAGGAGTCGCTAGAGGAATCATTTCTAGAAATCTGATTTCTGGAGAAATAGAAAGACACACAGCTCACGCTGTAGTTATAGCATCAGGAGGTTATGGAAACGTATTTTTTTTATCCACTAATGCAATGGGATCCAATGCAAGTGCTATATGGAAAGTTCATAAAAAAGGAGGATTTTTTGCCAATCCTTGCTATACACAAATTCACCCTACTTGTATTCCGGTCCATGGTAGTTATCAATCTAAATTAACATTAATGTCAGAATCATTGAGAAATGATGGACGCATATGGGTCCCCAAAAAATTAGAAGATGCTGTTGCTATACGAAATGGAACTAAAAAACCTGAATATATAAGTGAAGAAGAAAGAGATTATTATTTAGAAAGACGTTATCCTTCATTTGGAAATCTTGTTCCAAGAGATGTTGCTTCTAGAGCAGCTAAAGAACGTTGTGATAAAGGATTTGGAGTAGAAGATAATGAAACACAAGAAGGTGTTTTTTTGGACTTTTCTTCTTCTATAGATAAATATGGAAAAGAAAAAGCGAATGAACTTGGAATTACAAATCCCAATGAATTGGAAAAAATCAATTTAGGAAAAGAAATTATAGAATCTAAATATGGAAATTTATTTCATATGTATGAAAAAATTACCAATCAGAATCCTTACAAAACTCCTATGAAAATTTATCCTGCAGTTCATTATACAATGGGAGGGTTGTGGGTAGATTACAATTTAATGTCTTCCATTCCTGGTTGTTATGTGATAGGAGAAGCCAATTTTTCTGATCATGGAGCCAATCGACTTGGAGCATCTGCTTTAATGCAAGGATTGGCTGATGGATATTTTATTTTACCATATACTATAGCAGATTATCTTTCTAGATATATCAAAAATTCAAGCAAAATATCTATACAACATGAAGAATTTGATAAATCAGAAAAAAAAGTAAAAGATAGAATTAAAAAACTTATTCAAAATAATGGAAATATGCCTGTTGATTTCTTTCATAAAAAACTTGGAAATATTATGTGGAAATATGTAGGAATGAGCAGAAATCATGTAGGATTATCTGAAGCAATAAAAAGGATACAAGAACTTCGTGAAAAATTTTGGAAAAGTGTCTTTATTCCTGGAAAAACAGAGGATGGGTTGAATTCTGAATTAGAAAAAGCGGGACGATTAGCAGATTTTTTAGAATTGGGGGAATTGATAGCGATGGATGCTTTGAATAGAAAAGAATCTTGTGGAAGTCATTTTAGAGAAGAATATCAAACAAAAGAAGGAGAAGCTCTTAGAGATGATATTCATTATAAATATGTATCTATATGGGAATGTTCAGAAAATCAATGTGTTAAAAATGAAATTATGCATAAAGAAAATTTAAATTATACTTTTGTGAAAGTGCAATCACGCTCTTATAAATAG
- a CDS encoding succinate dehydrogenase/fumarate reductase iron-sulfur subunit — protein sequence MKKLLNFKLKIWRQKNNKEKGFFKTYQVYDISPDSSFLEMLDFLNNQIICDKEESSAIAFDHDCREGICGMCSLYINGRAHGPDNLITTCQLHMRHFNNGETIYVEPWRAKPFPIIKDLIVDRSSFDRIIISGGFISVNTLGKTIDGNMIPIPKNEADKAFDAATCIGCGACVAACKNRSAMLFVSAKVSQFALLPQGKIERKRRVLNMVNKMDEEGFGTCTNTQACEAECPKGISTEYIAFMNKEYIRSFIT from the coding sequence ATGAAAAAACTTTTGAATTTCAAGTTAAAAATATGGAGACAAAAAAATAATAAAGAGAAAGGTTTTTTTAAAACTTATCAAGTTTATGATATATCTCCTGATAGTTCCTTTTTAGAAATGCTAGATTTTTTAAACAACCAAATCATATGCGATAAAGAGGAATCTTCTGCTATAGCATTTGATCATGATTGTCGTGAAGGAATTTGTGGAATGTGTTCATTGTATATCAATGGAAGAGCACATGGACCTGATAATTTGATTACTACTTGTCAATTACATATGCGTCATTTCAACAATGGAGAAACGATATATGTTGAGCCTTGGAGAGCCAAACCTTTTCCTATAATTAAAGATCTTATTGTAGATAGATCTTCTTTTGATAGAATTATTATATCAGGTGGTTTTATTTCTGTAAATACATTAGGGAAAACAATAGATGGAAATATGATCCCTATTCCAAAAAATGAAGCAGATAAGGCTTTCGACGCGGCTACATGCATTGGTTGTGGAGCATGTGTCGCTGCATGTAAAAATAGATCGGCTATGTTATTTGTTTCGGCAAAAGTTTCACAATTCGCCTTATTACCTCAAGGAAAAATAGAAAGAAAAAGAAGAGTATTAAATATGGTGAATAAAATGGATGAAGAAGGCTTTGGGACTTGCACCAATACACAAGCATGTGAAGCTGAATGTCCAAAAGGAATATCTACAGAATATATTGCTTTCATGAATAAAGAATATATTCGTTCATTTATCACTTAA
- the dnaB gene encoding replicative DNA helicase, translating to MLSKKGKIPPQALGLEEAIIGAIMIDKKGLDEIIDILFPEVFYKKEHQEIFGAVQKLYHNSKPIDLYTVSNELRKIGKLELIGGEFYLIELTQKVVSSAHIEYHSRIILQKFFLRKLISISSDIIQKCYEDSIDVFDLLDHAESKLFEMNQKYLITKKYETTQCLIKKAIDKIKKTEKEGLSGISSGFHKMDQITSGWQNSDLIILASRPGMGKTTFMLSMVKNIVIEQKIPVVIFSLEMSSIQLITRLLSSETGISSEKIKRANLSKLDWECLIHKTNNLKEAPLFIDDTPSLSIFNLRAKCRRLISQYGIKLILIDYMQLMVINDHGSKLQNREQEISVISRNLKSIAKELDIPIIALSQLSRAVETRGGSKRPLLSDLRESGAIEQDADIVLFIYRPEYYGFKTWDSDEDNDSCIGQAEIIIAKHRNGGLDKFRLKFISDQAKFVNLEEKKQTSLIWEEDYKKNFLDQENSLMSFYGDFDNIYPESQYDNDIDFNSLDEDLKK from the coding sequence ATGCTTTCTAAAAAAGGAAAAATACCTCCTCAAGCATTGGGTTTAGAAGAAGCCATAATAGGAGCTATTATGATAGATAAAAAAGGATTAGATGAAATTATTGATATCCTTTTTCCTGAAGTTTTTTACAAAAAAGAACATCAAGAAATCTTTGGGGCAGTTCAAAAGTTATATCATAATTCTAAACCAATTGATCTATATACTGTATCAAACGAACTTCGTAAAATTGGAAAATTGGAATTGATAGGGGGGGAATTTTATTTGATAGAATTAACACAAAAAGTTGTTTCTTCTGCGCATATAGAATATCATAGTAGGATTATATTACAAAAATTCTTTTTAAGAAAATTAATCAGTATATCTTCTGATATTATTCAAAAATGTTATGAGGATAGTATAGACGTATTTGATCTTTTAGATCATGCAGAATCGAAACTTTTTGAGATGAATCAAAAATATTTAATTACAAAAAAATATGAAACAACTCAATGTCTCATCAAAAAAGCTATTGATAAAATCAAAAAAACAGAAAAAGAAGGATTAAGTGGAATTTCTTCTGGATTTCACAAAATGGATCAGATAACTTCTGGATGGCAAAATTCTGATTTAATTATACTAGCTTCTAGACCAGGAATGGGAAAAACAACTTTTATGTTGTCTATGGTAAAAAATATTGTAATAGAACAAAAAATTCCTGTTGTAATTTTTTCATTAGAAATGTCTTCTATTCAATTGATAACAAGACTACTTTCATCAGAAACTGGAATTTCTTCAGAAAAAATAAAAAGAGCTAATTTGTCAAAATTAGATTGGGAATGCTTGATTCATAAAACAAACAATTTGAAGGAAGCTCCTTTATTTATAGATGATACCCCTTCTTTATCTATATTTAATTTACGTGCAAAATGCCGACGTTTGATATCTCAATATGGAATAAAATTGATATTAATAGATTATATGCAATTGATGGTGATCAATGATCATGGATCTAAATTACAAAATAGAGAACAAGAAATATCAGTTATTTCTAGGAATTTAAAATCTATAGCTAAGGAGCTTGATATTCCTATTATAGCTTTATCCCAGCTTTCTAGAGCCGTTGAAACTAGGGGAGGGAGCAAACGTCCTTTGTTGTCTGATTTACGTGAATCAGGAGCGATTGAACAAGATGCAGATATTGTTTTATTTATTTATAGACCTGAATATTATGGATTTAAAACTTGGGACTCTGATGAAGATAATGATTCTTGTATTGGACAGGCAGAAATCATTATAGCTAAACATAGGAATGGAGGACTAGACAAATTTCGTTTAAAATTTATAAGTGATCAAGCTAAATTTGTTAATTTAGAAGAAAAAAAACAAACTTCATTGATTTGGGAAGAGGATTACAAAAAGAATTTTCTTGATCAAGAAAATTCTTTAATGTCGTTTTATGGTGATTTTGACAACATTTATCCAGAATCTCAATATGACAATGATATCGATTTTAATTCTTTGGATGAAGATTTAAAAAAATAG
- a CDS encoding FtsX-like permease family protein gives MNFEWFFSKKTIWKDCSKNRTLLTIVIITQITITFGLIIAILTFSIGFGFKEIIKEKLLNVRGQIIVKNKNSVFSIKNKNYFLKKYFNSNYIKQIHGIIENNVIIGTNNKTGRYIYKGLYEDYNPIFFQYFLVKGNFCNKKTNDDCHKNIILSKKISRSLGLNIGSNVKIDFLFFKKKGTPIIISKKFIVSGLYETGIPEFDDLYIIGNIKSIQQIYGWKKDLSEKFEIFGSSFQKINKKIFEKIPNNFSVKIIYDQQDHDITEWINIFDSNIIVISFIVFMSLVINMIVFILILILERIRTIGILKILGAQNKTINKIFLFYVLQIFIPSLIIGNIIGITLLMVQKKFHLVSLNKIQYFVDFVPIYINISHILIINLSITLICFVTMFFPTLFIVHKITPIKVVEFE, from the coding sequence TTGAATTTTGAATGGTTTTTTTCTAAAAAAACAATTTGGAAAGATTGTAGTAAAAATAGAACTCTTCTAACAATAGTAATTATAACACAAATAACAATAACTTTTGGTTTAATTATTGCTATTTTAACTTTTTCTATAGGATTTGGATTTAAAGAAATTATAAAAGAAAAATTGTTAAATGTTAGAGGTCAAATTATTGTAAAAAACAAAAATTCAGTTTTTTCTATAAAAAATAAAAATTACTTTTTAAAAAAATATTTTAATTCTAATTACATTAAGCAAATTCATGGAATTATTGAAAATAATGTAATTATTGGAACGAATAATAAAACAGGAAGATATATATATAAAGGATTATATGAGGATTATAATCCTATTTTTTTTCAATATTTTTTAGTTAAGGGAAATTTTTGTAACAAAAAAACAAATGATGACTGTCATAAAAACATTATTTTATCCAAAAAAATATCTCGATCATTAGGATTAAATATTGGATCAAATGTGAAAATAGATTTCCTTTTTTTTAAAAAAAAAGGGACTCCTATTATTATTTCCAAAAAATTTATAGTTTCTGGTTTATATGAAACTGGAATCCCAGAATTTGATGATTTATATATTATTGGAAATATAAAATCTATTCAACAAATTTATGGATGGAAAAAAGATTTATCAGAAAAATTTGAAATTTTTGGATCTTCTTTTCAAAAGATTAATAAAAAAATTTTTGAAAAAATACCTAATAATTTTTCAGTTAAAATTATTTATGATCAACAAGATCATGATATTACAGAATGGATAAATATATTTGATTCAAATATTATCGTTATTAGTTTCATTGTTTTTATGTCACTGGTCATAAATATGATTGTATTTATTCTAATCCTCATTTTAGAAAGAATTAGAACTATAGGAATTTTAAAAATTTTAGGAGCTCAAAACAAAACTATAAATAAAATATTTTTGTTTTATGTTCTACAAATATTTATTCCATCATTAATTATAGGAAACATTATAGGAATTACATTATTAATGGTGCAGAAAAAATTTCATTTAGTATCACTAAACAAAATACAATATTTTGTAGATTTTGTACCTATTTATATCAATATCAGTCACATTTTGATTATTAACTTATCTATTACTTTGATTTGTTTTGTGACAATGTTTTTTCCTACTTTATTTATTGTTCATAAAATTACCCCCATAAAAGTAGTGGAATTTGAATAA
- the glmM gene encoding phosphoglucosamine mutase → MTLVKSSSGIRGTLGGKVGEGFSPIDIIKFSAGYVSWMKRKYKRKKKYVIVLGRDGRITSALFQQFLIISFRSLGVDVINIGLSTTPTVGIAVINEQADGGVMLTASHNPKNWNGLKMFNSYGEFLSEEDIQKLFYITEKGNFLFSSYKKLGNLFYRKNYIQKHIEKILSLPIIDKNIIQQARLKIVIDGINSTGGIAVPILLKNLGVHVIEMHCDPHGDFIHNPEPIKKNLKEICNKVPEIKADLGISVDPDVDRVVFICENGDFFGEEYTLISIADYVLKNQLGPVVSTLSSSHALKDLAIKKGVPYHPTSVGEVHVIQKMKEVHAVIGGEGNGGIVYPKLRYGRDALVGIALFLTQIAKLSNISLSKLKKKYSNYFMSKKKIRFYSHEKIQTLLKRIKEKYKGKKMNLSDGIKIDLSNKEWIHIRKSNTENIIRIHTESYSKTRADLLAKEIICEIKKL, encoded by the coding sequence TTGACACTTGTAAAATCTTCATCTGGAATAAGAGGGACATTAGGAGGAAAAGTAGGAGAAGGTTTTTCTCCTATAGATATAATTAAATTTTCTGCTGGATATGTTTCTTGGATGAAAAGAAAATATAAAAGAAAGAAAAAGTATGTTATCGTATTAGGTAGAGATGGAAGAATTACCTCTGCTTTATTTCAACAATTTTTGATAATCTCTTTTAGAAGTTTGGGAGTAGATGTTATAAACATTGGTTTATCTACAACTCCTACCGTTGGAATAGCCGTTATAAATGAGCAAGCCGATGGAGGAGTCATGTTAACGGCTAGTCATAATCCTAAGAATTGGAATGGTTTAAAAATGTTTAATTCTTATGGAGAGTTTTTATCTGAAGAGGATATTCAAAAATTATTTTATATAACAGAAAAAGGAAATTTCCTATTTTCTTCTTATAAAAAATTAGGAAATCTTTTTTATAGAAAGAATTATATTCAAAAACATATAGAAAAAATTCTTTCATTGCCTATTATAGATAAAAATATCATTCAACAAGCCAGGTTGAAAATTGTGATAGACGGAATAAATTCAACTGGTGGAATAGCTGTCCCTATACTTTTAAAAAATTTAGGTGTTCATGTAATTGAGATGCATTGTGATCCTCATGGTGATTTTATTCATAATCCTGAACCCATTAAAAAAAATTTAAAAGAAATATGTAATAAAGTTCCGGAAATCAAAGCGGATCTAGGTATTTCTGTGGATCCAGATGTTGATCGTGTGGTATTTATTTGTGAAAATGGAGATTTCTTTGGAGAAGAATATACTTTAATTTCCATAGCTGACTATGTATTAAAAAATCAATTGGGTCCTGTTGTTTCTACACTATCTTCTTCTCATGCATTAAAGGATCTTGCAATAAAAAAAGGAGTTCCTTATCATCCTACTTCTGTAGGAGAAGTTCATGTTATTCAAAAAATGAAAGAAGTTCATGCTGTGATAGGAGGAGAAGGAAATGGGGGGATTGTTTATCCTAAATTGCGTTATGGTAGGGATGCATTGGTGGGAATCGCTTTATTTTTAACTCAAATAGCTAAACTTTCTAATATTTCATTATCCAAATTGAAAAAAAAATATTCCAATTATTTCATGTCGAAAAAAAAGATCCGATTTTATTCTCATGAAAAAATTCAAACATTACTAAAAAGAATAAAAGAAAAATATAAAGGAAAAAAAATGAATTTGAGCGATGGAATTAAGATTGATTTATCAAACAAGGAATGGATACATATTAGAAAATCTAATACTGAAAACATTATTAGAATACATACAGAAAGTTATTCAAAAACAAGAGCTGATTTATTAGCAAAAGAAATTATATGTGAAATTAAAAAATTGTGA
- the rplS gene encoding 50S ribosomal protein L19, giving the protein MLQNLIRYTEEKFISKNDFPLFHSGDTITVFFEIKEGEKKRIQSFKGIVIKKQGKGLTKTFTIRKISSGIGIERIFIFNQPNIQKIEVNKKGKVRRSRIYYFRFLKGKKARVKS; this is encoded by the coding sequence ATGTTACAAAATTTGATTAGATACACAGAAGAGAAATTTATTTCTAAAAATGATTTTCCATTATTTCATTCTGGAGATACAATTACTGTTTTTTTTGAAATTAAAGAAGGAGAAAAAAAAAGAATCCAATCTTTTAAAGGAATAGTTATCAAAAAACAGGGAAAAGGATTAACGAAGACATTTACTATTCGAAAAATAAGTAGCGGAATAGGAATAGAACGTATATTCATTTTCAATCAACCAAACATACAAAAAATAGAAGTTAACAAGAAAGGAAAAGTTCGTAGATCTAGAATTTATTATTTTAGATTTCTTAAGGGTAAGAAAGCAAGAGTGAAAAGTTAA
- the guaB gene encoding IMP dehydrogenase has protein sequence MSLNKKILKEALTFDDVLLVPSYSSILPSEVSLKTYLTPDISLNIPILSAAMDTVTESSLAISIAREGGIGIIHKNMSIKNQSEEVYRVKRSESGMIDDPITLSRNSTLRHAQYLMNKYKISGLPVIEKDYSLVGIITRRDIKYRINLDSLVEEVMTKENLITSKKNITLEKAKNILLKERIEKLPIIDDNHKLVGLITIRDIDNLIEYPNACKDSKGRLHVGAAIGIDKHTLERVESLVKMGVDIIAIDSAHGHSSRVLKIIKSIRFSFPRIPLLAGNVVTKEGAKDLIDAGSTVLKVGIGSGSICTTRVIAGVGMPQITAINDVYEYAKDRNVNVVSDGGIRYSGDVVKAIAAGASSVMIGSLFAGTDESPGEEVIFQGRKFKTYVGMGSLIAMKRGSKDRYFQFSEKSVPEGIEAIVPYKGKMKDTIYQICGGLRSGMGYCGVSSITELMKTGKFVRITNSGLKENHPHSVSITKETPNYNTRDGI, from the coding sequence ATGTCTTTAAATAAAAAAATTTTAAAAGAGGCTCTAACTTTTGATGATGTTTTGCTTGTTCCTTCTTATTCTTCAATACTTCCGTCAGAAGTCTCTCTTAAAACTTATCTAACTCCTGATATTTCACTTAATATTCCCATATTGAGTGCTGCTATGGATACAGTAACTGAATCTTCTTTAGCTATATCCATAGCTAGAGAAGGAGGAATAGGAATTATTCATAAAAACATGAGTATAAAAAATCAGTCAGAAGAAGTTTATAGGGTAAAAAGAAGCGAAAGTGGAATGATAGATGATCCTATTACTCTTTCCAGAAATTCTACACTGAGACATGCCCAATATCTTATGAATAAATATAAAATATCTGGACTTCCTGTTATAGAAAAAGATTATTCATTAGTGGGAATTATTACGAGAAGAGATATCAAATATCGTATAAATCTGGATTCTTTAGTAGAAGAAGTAATGACAAAAGAAAATTTGATTACTTCTAAAAAAAATATAACTCTGGAAAAGGCAAAAAATATTTTGTTGAAGGAAAGAATAGAAAAATTGCCCATTATAGATGATAATCATAAATTGGTAGGATTAATCACAATTAGAGATATTGATAATTTAATTGAGTACCCAAATGCATGTAAAGATTCTAAAGGACGTCTACATGTAGGAGCTGCTATTGGAATAGATAAACATACTTTAGAAAGAGTTGAATCTTTGGTGAAAATGGGGGTGGATATTATAGCTATAGATTCAGCTCATGGTCATTCTTCTAGAGTATTGAAAATTATTAAATCAATTCGTTTTTCTTTTCCCAGAATTCCATTATTGGCTGGAAACGTAGTGACAAAAGAAGGAGCTAAAGATTTAATAGATGCAGGTTCTACTGTTTTAAAAGTAGGAATAGGATCTGGTTCTATTTGTACTACGAGAGTGATAGCTGGAGTAGGAATGCCTCAAATAACAGCTATTAATGATGTATATGAATATGCTAAAGATAGAAATGTTAATGTGGTTTCCGATGGGGGGATTAGATATTCAGGAGATGTAGTAAAAGCTATTGCGGCAGGGGCTAGTTCTGTTATGATTGGTAGTTTATTCGCAGGAACGGATGAATCTCCTGGAGAAGAAGTTATTTTCCAAGGAAGAAAGTTTAAAACTTATGTTGGTATGGGATCTTTAATTGCTATGAAAAGAGGGAGCAAAGATCGTTATTTTCAATTTAGTGAAAAATCTGTTCCAGAAGGAATAGAAGCTATAGTTCCTTATAAAGGAAAAATGAAAGATACAATTTATCAAATTTGTGGTGGATTGCGTTCTGGAATGGGTTATTGTGGAGTTTCATCTATTACTGAGCTTATGAAAACAGGAAAATTTGTAAGAATCACCAATTCTGGATTAAAAGAAAATCATCCACACAGTGTTAGCATTACAAAAGAAACTCCAAACTATAATACCCGGGACGGGATTTGA